The following proteins are encoded in a genomic region of Lentilitoribacter sp. Alg239-R112:
- a CDS encoding peptidylprolyl isomerase — protein MSYLKFAAGVATAVALTLSPLTSNAQDSDALIAKIDGVEIKQSDFDLFQTLDQSFAQLQGEQKRLAVLSAIIDVKSLAKKAEAEKFADGDDFKKRMQLLRERTLHNAYFQKKVITSVTEEDAKARFDKELAAATPEVEVRARHILVKTLEEAKAVITQLDEGTDFVELAKEKSTGPSGPNGGDLGFFGSGQMVPEFETAAFALEAGAYTKEPVKTQFGFHVIKLEEKRDRPFPKFEEVSDNMRQVLLRERYLELVKTARAEVEIEILDEGLKTAYEQNAPK, from the coding sequence ATGAGTTATTTAAAATTCGCTGCAGGTGTTGCAACAGCAGTTGCTTTAACACTCTCACCACTCACTTCAAATGCACAAGATAGTGATGCATTGATTGCTAAAATTGATGGTGTTGAAATTAAACAAAGTGACTTTGATCTGTTTCAAACACTTGATCAATCATTTGCGCAGCTACAAGGTGAACAGAAGCGTCTTGCGGTTTTGTCGGCAATTATTGATGTAAAATCATTGGCAAAGAAGGCCGAAGCTGAGAAATTTGCAGATGGTGATGACTTCAAAAAACGTATGCAGCTTCTAAGAGAACGAACATTGCACAATGCGTATTTTCAAAAGAAGGTTATTACATCAGTTACCGAAGAAGATGCAAAAGCTCGTTTTGATAAAGAGCTTGCGGCTGCAACTCCAGAAGTTGAAGTTCGAGCACGTCACATTCTTGTCAAAACATTAGAGGAAGCGAAAGCCGTTATCACACAGTTGGATGAAGGTACTGATTTCGTAGAGCTTGCGAAGGAAAAATCCACAGGTCCAAGTGGCCCCAATGGTGGTGATCTCGGTTTCTTTGGATCAGGACAAATGGTTCCTGAATTTGAAACGGCAGCTTTTGCACTTGAGGCTGGTGCTTATACAAAGGAGCCTGTTAAAACACAATTTGGTTTTCATGTTATCAAACTAGAAGAAAAACGTGATCGCCCATTCCCTAAATTTGAAGAAGTAAGTGATAATATGCGTCAAGTATTGCTGCGTGAGCGTTATCTTGAACTTGTAAAAACTGCCCGTGCGGAGGTTGAAATTGAGATTTTGGATGAAGGTTTGAAAACTGCCTACGAACAAAATGCTCCAAAGTAG
- a CDS encoding DUF1178 family protein produces the protein MIKFNLICNKHHDFEAWFSSSTDFDDQKDAGFVSCPICGSSVVEKALMVPAVATSRSKDKKQQMMKNTAQKEAMKAIQKMVTDVKENSENVGDQFPEEARKMHYGESDSRGIYGKASLDEVRELVDEGINVTSLPDLPDKQN, from the coding sequence ATGATAAAATTCAATCTCATCTGCAACAAGCATCATGACTTCGAGGCTTGGTTCTCATCGAGTACCGATTTTGATGATCAGAAAGATGCGGGCTTTGTATCTTGTCCTATCTGTGGTTCGTCTGTGGTCGAAAAAGCACTTATGGTTCCAGCTGTTGCGACATCTCGGTCTAAAGACAAAAAGCAGCAGATGATGAAGAATACCGCGCAGAAAGAGGCTATGAAAGCCATTCAGAAAATGGTGACTGACGTTAAAGAAAATAGCGAAAATGTTGGCGATCAGTTTCCAGAGGAAGCTCGCAAAATGCATTATGGTGAGAGTGATAGTCGTGGCATTTATGGCAAGGCTTCTCTAGATGAAGTGCGCGAGTTAGTGGACGAGGGGATTAATGTGACCTCTTTGCCTGACCTTCCAGATAAACAAAATTAA
- a CDS encoding GNAT family N-acetyltransferase, which produces MLKHAIVRRLEALAFRAWPAASTFYDGSWLIRQTAGHPSKRLNSVNPLDPSDHHQIEERIERATRRFESYNRPLVFRQSPLAPPQLDSFLDARGWVRFDESIVLMVDIDAINLDDAVDMVPVQDVGLYVDAAVKIRERDRDFKAGLTEIVTSIKPKTGFFLLKDEEGGVVSSALCVHDDEYAGLLDVGTSKQCQRAGHARAILKSAILWARYNGSKRVWLQVEKANAPARALYDQIGFKEIYRYSYRKQPDHAL; this is translated from the coding sequence ATGTTGAAACATGCAATTGTTAGGCGACTAGAAGCACTGGCTTTTCGTGCGTGGCCAGCTGCATCAACATTTTATGATGGCAGCTGGTTGATAAGACAAACAGCAGGCCATCCGTCCAAGCGATTGAACTCGGTTAACCCGCTTGATCCATCAGATCATCATCAGATCGAAGAGCGCATTGAGCGAGCAACACGAAGGTTCGAATCCTATAATCGACCACTTGTTTTTCGCCAATCACCGCTGGCGCCTCCGCAATTGGATAGTTTTCTTGATGCGCGTGGTTGGGTAAGATTTGATGAATCTATCGTGTTAATGGTGGATATAGATGCAATTAACCTTGATGATGCGGTTGATATGGTGCCAGTTCAGGATGTAGGCCTTTATGTCGACGCTGCCGTTAAAATCCGAGAGAGGGATCGTGATTTTAAAGCTGGCCTCACAGAGATTGTTACTTCGATTAAACCGAAGACAGGATTTTTTCTGTTAAAAGATGAAGAAGGCGGCGTGGTATCATCTGCACTTTGTGTGCACGATGATGAATATGCGGGCCTCTTGGATGTTGGAACAAGCAAACAATGTCAGCGTGCGGGGCACGCGCGCGCAATTTTAAAGTCAGCGATTTTGTGGGCTCGCTATAATGGTTCGAAACGAGTTTGGCTGCAGGTTGAAAAAGCGAATGCGCCCGCGCGCGCACTTTATGATCAAATTGGTTTTAAAGAGATCTATCGATACAGCTATCGCAAACAACCGGATCATGCATTGTAA
- the mutT gene encoding 8-oxo-dGTP diphosphatase MutT has translation MPDETKIVCVVACALVDADNRILIAQRPVGKSMAGLWEFPGGKIENGETPESALIRELEEELGIETKESCLAPLTFASHSYDAFHLLMPLFICRRFWGTPQPREGQALKWVRAKQLRDYDMPPADEPLISHLLDYL, from the coding sequence ATGCCAGATGAAACTAAAATTGTCTGCGTGGTTGCTTGCGCGTTGGTTGATGCGGACAACCGCATATTAATTGCCCAGCGTCCGGTGGGGAAATCTATGGCTGGCTTGTGGGAATTTCCTGGCGGCAAAATTGAAAATGGTGAGACGCCGGAAAGTGCTCTTATTCGTGAGCTAGAAGAAGAATTGGGTATTGAAACTAAAGAAAGTTGTCTAGCTCCCCTAACATTTGCGTCTCATTCCTATGACGCATTTCATCTATTAATGCCATTATTTATATGCCGCCGGTTTTGGGGAACACCTCAGCCGAGGGAAGGTCAGGCATTAAAATGGGTGCGTGCTAAACAGCTGAGAGACTACGATATGCCCCCAGCGGATGAGCCTCTTATATCACATTTGCTCGATTACCTTTAA
- a CDS encoding class I SAM-dependent methyltransferase translates to MKLIIDHETLLKRRIRAEKASVKGADFLLKYVNQELDERLSVIERKFKTAIQLHGYTGDLADRIRQRGQADHFQLIDWFQQNHDDATLVTSLEKFPDLSSKADLIVSPLSLHLTNDTPGMFMQINKALSPDGLFSGAVLGAGTLQELRECLLVAETELFGGASARVLPFADIRDFGGLLQRAGFTLPVIDSEGLTVRYDSLFALMKDLRAMGMTNSLTDRSKKPTSRTLFKRANEIYLERFSDHDGRIRASFNIIYLNGWKAHDSQQKPLKPGSAKQRLADALNVDEIKVQK, encoded by the coding sequence ATGAAACTCATTATTGATCATGAAACCCTTCTGAAAAGAAGAATACGCGCCGAAAAAGCTAGCGTAAAAGGTGCAGATTTTTTGCTAAAATATGTAAATCAGGAATTAGATGAACGGCTTTCGGTAATTGAAAGAAAATTTAAAACAGCAATACAGCTGCACGGTTATACTGGTGATCTAGCGGATCGCATACGCCAACGTGGTCAGGCAGATCATTTTCAACTCATCGATTGGTTTCAGCAAAACCACGATGACGCTACATTAGTTACAAGTTTGGAAAAATTTCCAGACTTATCATCAAAAGCCGATCTCATTGTATCACCGCTTTCGCTGCACCTAACCAACGATACGCCCGGCATGTTCATGCAAATCAACAAAGCATTGTCCCCTGATGGTTTATTTTCTGGAGCCGTGCTGGGAGCTGGCACATTGCAAGAACTAAGAGAGTGCCTTTTGGTTGCAGAAACTGAATTATTTGGCGGTGCAAGCGCCCGCGTTCTACCATTTGCAGATATAAGAGATTTTGGCGGGCTTCTTCAAAGAGCAGGCTTTACCCTTCCCGTCATTGATAGCGAAGGCCTGACAGTACGATATGACAGTCTCTTTGCTTTGATGAAAGATTTAAGAGCTATGGGAATGACAAATTCATTAACCGACCGTTCAAAGAAACCTACCTCAAGAACTTTGTTTAAGCGGGCAAATGAAATCTACCTTGAGCGATTTTCCGATCATGATGGCCGCATACGCGCGAGTTTTAACATCATCTATCTAAACGGATGGAAGGCACATGACAGCCAGCAAAAGCCTTTAAAGCCAGGCTCAGCAAAACAACGCTTAGCCGATGCTCTTAATGTGGATGAGATTAAAGTTCAAAAATAG
- a CDS encoding Flp family type IVb pilin: MLNLVRKFWSNNSGATAIEYGLIGALVSISVIAGASQMGNTLDDLYQDNTNSVRDMNIKNASK; the protein is encoded by the coding sequence ATGCTCAATCTAGTCAGAAAATTTTGGAGTAATAACAGTGGTGCAACTGCCATTGAGTATGGACTTATTGGTGCATTAGTATCGATATCGGTAATTGCAGGTGCGTCTCAAATGGGAAATACATTGGATGACCTGTACCAAGATAACACTAACTCAGTGCGTGACATGAACATTAAAAATGCCTCCAAATAG
- the argJ gene encoding bifunctional glutamate N-acetyltransferase/amino-acid acetyltransferase ArgJ, with translation MKVSPLAPKKFAELPPIAGVKMQTIEAGIKYSGRDDVLLMTFDTPASVAGVFTKSKCASAPVDFCQRNLSKGVAKALVVNSGNANAFTGVKGADATRDTAQMAANAIGCTEDEIYLASTGVIGEPLDAGKFAGVMDELVAGGIEDNWLSAAKAIMTTDTYPKVATITTSINGEPVTINGIAKGSGMIMPDMATMLSFIVTDANIPSDVLQSLLSIHVDTSFNAITVDSDTSTSDTVLLFATGAKGDKVERVDDTALESFSQALRALMHDLSMQIVRDGEGATKHVEIHVTGASSDQSAKVVGLSIANSPLVKTAIAGEDANWGRVVMAVGKAGEEADRDRIAIWFGDVRVAVAGERDPDYSEDEASLQMKGDEIYLKVDLGIGSGQAKVWTCDLTKEYVAINGDYRS, from the coding sequence ATGAAAGTATCACCTTTAGCGCCCAAAAAATTTGCGGAGTTGCCGCCAATTGCTGGTGTTAAAATGCAAACCATTGAGGCTGGAATTAAATATTCTGGCCGCGATGACGTTTTGTTGATGACATTTGACACTCCAGCATCGGTTGCTGGCGTATTTACCAAATCAAAATGTGCGAGTGCTCCCGTTGATTTTTGCCAGAGGAACCTTTCCAAAGGTGTAGCGAAGGCGCTTGTTGTCAACTCAGGTAATGCTAACGCTTTTACAGGCGTTAAGGGTGCAGACGCGACACGTGATACGGCACAAATGGCTGCAAACGCGATTGGATGTACCGAGGATGAGATCTATCTTGCATCAACAGGTGTTATTGGCGAGCCGCTTGATGCTGGAAAATTTGCTGGTGTGATGGATGAACTCGTGGCAGGGGGCATAGAAGATAATTGGCTTAGTGCTGCCAAGGCTATTATGACGACTGATACCTATCCTAAAGTTGCCACTATCACGACGAGTATAAATGGCGAACCAGTTACTATTAATGGTATTGCCAAGGGCTCGGGCATGATTATGCCTGATATGGCAACTATGCTTTCCTTTATTGTGACAGATGCAAATATTCCATCAGATGTTTTGCAAAGCCTTTTGTCCATTCATGTTGATACAAGTTTTAATGCCATAACAGTGGATAGCGACACATCCACTTCTGATACAGTGCTTTTATTCGCCACGGGTGCAAAGGGCGATAAAGTTGAGCGTGTAGATGATACGGCTCTGGAATCTTTCTCCCAGGCTCTTCGAGCACTTATGCATGATCTATCGATGCAAATTGTTCGTGATGGAGAAGGTGCGACCAAACATGTGGAAATACATGTTACTGGTGCGTCATCGGACCAATCGGCAAAGGTCGTTGGATTATCCATTGCAAATTCACCATTGGTAAAAACTGCAATCGCGGGTGAAGATGCCAATTGGGGCCGTGTCGTTATGGCTGTTGGCAAAGCGGGTGAAGAAGCTGATCGTGATAGAATCGCAATTTGGTTTGGTGATGTTCGCGTTGCTGTTGCTGGCGAACGTGATCCCGATTATTCTGAAGATGAAGCGTCACTTCAAATGAAGGGTGATGAAATTTATCTTAAAGTTGATCTTGGAATTGGCTCTGGTCAAGCCAAGGTTTGGACGTGTGATTTAACAAAAGAATATGTGGCAATTAATGGCGATTATCGATCTTAA
- the secA gene encoding preprotein translocase subunit SecA encodes MVSFGAIAQKIFGSSNERRIRGYKPKVDAINAMEAEIAALSDDELKAQTDKLRAELAGGKSVDDILVPAFATVREASKRVLGLRPFDVQLIGGMILHENAISEMKTGEGKTLVATLPTYLNALSGKGVHVVTVNDYLATRDSEWMGKLFSFLGMTTATIVHGLEDDERRAAYACDVTYGTNNELGFDYLRDNMKYERSQMVQRGHHFAIVDEVDSILIDEARTPLVISGPLEDKSDLYTSVDTFIPLLDDSDYELDEKQRSANFTEEGTEKLEKLLTEADLLKGESLYDVENVSIVHHINNALRAHKLFTRDKDYIVRNGEIVIIDEFTGRMMPGRRYGEGQHQALEAKEKVTIQPENQTLASVTFQNYFRMYDKLGGMTGTASTEAEEFANIYGLGVVEVPTNVPISRIDDDDEVYRTVEEKYQAIIKEIKAASDKKQPVLVGTTSIEKSEQLAELLKNAGVEGFNVLNARYHEQEAAIVSQAGVPGAVTIATNMAGRGTDIQLGGNLDMRVALELGEMEEGPERTKKEAEIKADVEKLKKEALDAGGLFVLATERHESRRIDNQLRGRSGRQGDPGRSIFFLSLQDDLMRIFGSERMDGMLQKLGLEEGEAIVHPWINKALERAQKKVEARNFDVRKNLLKFDDVMNDQRTVIFEQRLELMDAEDISETVAEMRQDVIDDLISQHIPENAYPAQWSTAQLREDIQTYLNVDVPVDEWAEEEGIAEDNIHERLTEIVENIAKEKAERFGPEINTYVQKSVVLQTLDQLWREHLVNLESLRSVVGLRGYAQRDPLQEYKSEGFELFQALLANLRQVVTSQLMRVELAQQAEEPAPQPPEVMEASHASAGDSEADGASFQTQTMSNQIVAPEDRDPNDQTTWGKVGRNEACPCGSGKKYKHCHGSFAPENI; translated from the coding sequence ATGGTCAGCTTCGGCGCAATCGCACAAAAAATCTTCGGCTCCTCAAATGAGCGCCGCATTCGCGGCTATAAACCAAAAGTCGATGCCATCAATGCAATGGAAGCAGAAATTGCAGCCCTTTCCGATGATGAACTGAAAGCACAAACCGATAAGTTGAGGGCTGAATTGGCAGGCGGTAAGTCAGTCGATGATATTTTGGTGCCTGCATTTGCAACGGTACGTGAAGCGTCAAAGCGCGTTTTAGGTTTACGACCTTTTGACGTGCAACTAATTGGTGGCATGATTTTGCATGAAAATGCAATTTCTGAGATGAAAACGGGTGAAGGTAAAACTCTCGTAGCAACGCTACCAACCTATCTCAATGCCCTTTCAGGCAAAGGCGTTCACGTCGTCACAGTAAACGATTATCTTGCAACACGCGATTCTGAATGGATGGGCAAACTCTTTAGTTTTCTTGGTATGACAACAGCAACCATCGTTCATGGACTTGAAGATGACGAACGCCGTGCTGCATACGCATGTGATGTCACATATGGCACAAATAACGAACTTGGCTTTGATTATTTGCGCGATAATATGAAATACGAGCGTTCACAAATGGTGCAGCGCGGACATCATTTTGCAATTGTCGATGAGGTTGATTCAATTCTTATCGATGAAGCAAGAACACCGCTAGTAATCTCTGGGCCACTTGAAGACAAGTCCGACCTTTACACCAGCGTTGATACATTTATCCCTCTATTGGATGACAGCGATTATGAGCTTGATGAAAAGCAACGCTCAGCCAACTTTACTGAAGAAGGTACGGAGAAGCTGGAAAAACTTCTCACAGAGGCAGACCTATTAAAAGGTGAATCACTTTATGATGTCGAAAATGTTTCTATCGTACATCATATCAACAATGCCTTACGTGCGCATAAATTGTTTACACGTGACAAGGATTATATCGTTCGCAACGGTGAAATTGTTATTATTGATGAATTTACTGGTCGAATGATGCCAGGTCGTCGTTATGGCGAAGGTCAACACCAAGCGCTCGAAGCAAAGGAAAAGGTTACTATTCAACCAGAAAATCAAACTCTGGCCTCAGTAACCTTCCAAAACTACTTCCGCATGTATGACAAACTTGGTGGTATGACAGGCACAGCCTCTACCGAAGCAGAAGAGTTTGCTAATATTTATGGTCTTGGCGTGGTTGAAGTTCCAACCAATGTTCCAATCTCCCGTATCGACGACGACGACGAAGTCTACCGCACTGTCGAAGAAAAATATCAGGCTATTATCAAAGAGATCAAAGCCGCTTCCGATAAAAAACAACCAGTTCTTGTTGGTACAACTTCGATTGAAAAATCTGAGCAACTAGCTGAATTATTAAAAAATGCAGGTGTCGAAGGGTTTAATGTCCTCAACGCTCGCTACCACGAACAGGAAGCTGCTATCGTCTCACAAGCTGGTGTACCGGGGGCTGTAACCATTGCGACCAACATGGCTGGTCGCGGGACAGATATTCAGCTTGGTGGCAATCTTGATATGCGAGTTGCACTTGAGCTTGGTGAAATGGAAGAAGGTCCGGAACGAACAAAAAAAGAAGCCGAGATCAAGGCTGACGTCGAAAAGCTCAAAAAAGAAGCGCTCGATGCTGGCGGTTTGTTTGTTCTGGCTACAGAGCGTCACGAAAGTCGCCGCATCGATAACCAGTTGCGCGGTCGTTCAGGCCGTCAGGGCGATCCGGGTCGTTCAATCTTCTTCTTATCATTGCAAGATGACCTTATGCGTATATTTGGTTCCGAACGTATGGATGGAATGTTGCAAAAGCTTGGTCTCGAAGAAGGTGAAGCAATTGTTCACCCATGGATCAACAAGGCACTTGAACGCGCTCAGAAAAAAGTCGAAGCGCGCAACTTTGATGTTCGAAAAAACTTGCTGAAATTTGATGATGTAATGAATGATCAACGAACGGTTATTTTTGAACAGCGTCTAGAACTTATGGATGCTGAAGATATTTCAGAAACTGTCGCTGAAATGCGCCAGGATGTTATTGATGATCTCATCAGCCAACATATTCCAGAAAATGCATATCCTGCGCAATGGTCAACGGCTCAACTTAGAGAAGACATCCAAACTTATCTCAATGTCGATGTTCCAGTTGACGAGTGGGCAGAAGAAGAAGGTATTGCCGAAGATAATATCCATGAGCGACTAACCGAAATTGTCGAAAATATTGCTAAAGAAAAAGCAGAACGCTTCGGCCCTGAAATCAACACATATGTACAAAAATCTGTTGTTCTTCAAACACTTGACCAATTGTGGCGAGAACATCTCGTCAACCTTGAATCACTCCGTTCTGTCGTAGGATTACGAGGCTATGCACAACGCGATCCATTGCAAGAATATAAATCGGAAGGCTTTGAGCTTTTCCAGGCATTGCTCGCAAATCTACGTCAGGTTGTTACATCTCAGCTTATGCGCGTAGAATTAGCCCAACAAGCAGAAGAACCTGCTCCACAGCCCCCAGAGGTTATGGAAGCAAGTCATGCAAGCGCTGGCGACAGCGAAGCTGACGGAGCGTCATTTCAAACGCAAACCATGTCTAACCAAATTGTAGCTCCAGAAGATCGTGACCCGAATGACCAAACAACTTGGGGCAAAGTTGGTAGAAATGAAGCTTGTCCTTGTGGCAGTGGTAAGAAATATAAGCATTGCCATGGCTCGTTTGCACCTGAGAACATTTGA
- a CDS encoding ComF family protein codes for MKHNLSFAYLIARRLATSVDQLLYPPICANCGVFSSHHNALCAQCWKDVKFIEKPYCEVSGHPFAFDLGEGIVSADVIANPPPYKRARAAVVYDGAARKIVHLMKYKDRQELSNLMVNWMVRAARDCLVDVDIIVPVPLHRWRLLSRRFNQSAELARNLARKTDKNYLTSALVRKKSTLPQVGLPAIARQNNVRGAFIVQEDKKPDILGKRIILVDDVYTTGATVDAASRALLQAGADEVSVVTFARVVNEH; via the coding sequence ATGAAACATAATCTATCATTTGCATATCTGATTGCGAGGCGATTAGCTACATCAGTTGATCAGCTACTTTACCCACCGATATGTGCGAATTGTGGTGTGTTTTCAAGTCACCATAACGCTTTATGTGCACAATGCTGGAAAGATGTGAAATTTATTGAAAAACCTTACTGTGAGGTGTCCGGCCATCCGTTTGCATTTGATTTAGGTGAGGGGATAGTTTCCGCAGATGTAATTGCAAACCCTCCTCCCTATAAACGGGCAAGAGCTGCGGTTGTGTATGATGGTGCTGCGAGAAAAATAGTTCACTTGATGAAGTATAAGGATCGACAGGAACTATCAAATCTCATGGTCAACTGGATGGTAAGAGCAGCGCGGGATTGCCTTGTAGATGTAGATATAATCGTCCCTGTACCTTTGCATCGATGGCGTCTTCTGAGCCGGCGGTTCAATCAGTCAGCTGAACTGGCGCGTAATTTAGCGCGAAAAACTGATAAAAATTATTTGACGTCTGCGTTGGTACGTAAAAAATCCACACTTCCCCAGGTCGGATTGCCAGCAATAGCAAGACAAAATAATGTTAGGGGTGCATTTATCGTGCAGGAAGATAAAAAGCCTGACATTTTGGGTAAGCGGATTATTCTTGTTGATGATGTTTATACAACGGGAGCTACGGTGGATGCTGCCAGTCGAGCATTGTTGCAAGCTGGAGCGGATGAGGTGTCAGTTGTAACCTTTGCGCGGGTCGTGAATGAGCATTGA
- the grxC gene encoding glutaredoxin 3, with translation MKDVTIYTRQFCGFCTAAKRLLSKKGVAFTEHDATFNPALKKEMIAKSQGGTTFPQIFIGKEHVGGCDDLFALENSGALNVMLED, from the coding sequence TTGAAAGACGTAACGATATATACACGACAGTTTTGTGGATTTTGCACCGCGGCAAAGCGACTTTTGTCTAAAAAAGGAGTTGCTTTTACCGAACATGACGCAACATTTAATCCAGCCTTAAAGAAAGAGATGATTGCTAAATCACAAGGTGGAACAACTTTCCCGCAAATTTTTATTGGCAAGGAACATGTTGGTGGTTGCGACGATCTTTTTGCGCTTGAGAATAGCGGTGCGCTCAACGTTATGCTCGAAGACTAA
- a CDS encoding carbon-nitrogen hydrolase family protein produces the protein MIKAAVVQMRSSKDPLEMALQLEQVIHAAAIKGVEYIQTPEMTGCIHSTRDELYAVIFNDDDDPIVKMASRLSAEHNIIIHIGSTAIALDNGKVANRAFFFQNGNLKARYDKLHMFDVDLDYGESWRESSTYQAGREAVIVEASGAKFGLGICYDVRFPNLFRDQAIAGAQILTAPAAFTEQTGQAHWHVLQRARAIENGAFMISAAQGGTHEDGRKTYGHSLIVSPWGDVLAEVKGNETGIAIADIDVQVSAKARAKIPNLKNNSDYTVNSV, from the coding sequence ATGATCAAAGCAGCAGTTGTGCAGATGCGCTCGAGTAAGGATCCGTTAGAGATGGCGCTTCAGCTTGAGCAGGTCATACATGCTGCTGCCATCAAGGGTGTTGAATATATTCAAACGCCTGAAATGACCGGATGCATCCACAGTACCAGAGATGAGTTATATGCTGTGATTTTCAACGACGATGATGATCCGATAGTCAAAATGGCGTCCCGTCTATCTGCGGAACATAATATCATAATTCATATTGGATCGACCGCTATTGCGCTCGATAATGGTAAAGTTGCTAACCGTGCATTCTTTTTTCAGAACGGAAATCTGAAAGCGAGATACGACAAGTTACATATGTTCGACGTTGATCTTGATTATGGTGAGAGTTGGCGTGAAAGTTCAACTTACCAAGCTGGCCGAGAGGCTGTGATAGTAGAAGCATCTGGGGCCAAATTTGGATTGGGTATCTGTTATGATGTTCGCTTTCCCAATTTGTTCAGAGACCAAGCCATCGCGGGTGCGCAGATTCTAACTGCACCGGCGGCGTTTACCGAGCAAACTGGACAGGCTCATTGGCATGTATTGCAACGTGCTCGCGCGATAGAAAATGGCGCTTTTATGATTTCTGCTGCACAAGGTGGAACACATGAAGATGGTCGTAAGACCTATGGACATTCGCTGATTGTGAGCCCTTGGGGTGATGTTTTGGCCGAAGTTAAAGGCAATGAAACTGGAATTGCTATTGCCGACATTGATGTGCAGGTGAGTGCAAAAGCGCGCGCAAAGATACCAAACCTTAAGAATAACAGTGATTATACAGTCAATTCGGTCTAA